The following are from one region of the Salvia splendens isolate huo1 chromosome 2, SspV2, whole genome shotgun sequence genome:
- the LOC121792039 gene encoding uncharacterized protein LOC121792039 has translation MRSSSIWTENSASSAAATPTSSSNSRQLVPPLGGPALDSDLRQSNVLKLLAHREVCPQTKRTPRRFWRKASGRHGKSSGSKCELAKDVRQELQSWGEAESLLHLSAKYCPLLPPPRSTIAAAFSPDGKILASTHGDHTVKIIDCQSGTCLKVLSGHRRTPWVVRFHPLYPDVVASGSLDHEVRLWNAKTAECIGSRDFYRPIASIAFHAQGEILAVASGHKLYIWHYNRRGEASSPTIILKTRRSLRAVHFHPHGAPFLLTAEVNDLDSSDPTIAFATSPGYSRYPPPTIYIADAHSIVQPNSGNELPIMSIPFLIGPSITRGDSTLLPQQTGVEMSSYVPHQRSGSSASVRLLTYSTPSGQYELVLSPIQSPVREEQQNNLSLRVTDDAIPLPSIDSMETDVQTEESNLFLRFADPAYWDLPFLQGWLIGQSQAGQHIMHAQIGGANEGLSSYNGIANASSMVPPVIPNVGSRASGRAGSRHRSSRSRTRTATGSGGSAAFNNIPPEQGSSHSLTTQVQSEVATSLAAAAAAAAAADLPCTVKLRIWSHDVENPCAPLDTSRCLLTIPHAVLCSEMGAYFSPCGRFLATCVACILPNIDADPGLQAQVQHDVTWASTSPTRHPISAHQVMYELRIYSLEKATFGSVLQSRAIRAAHCLTSIQFSPTSDHLLLAYGRRHSSLLKSIVIDGDTTIPIYTILEIYRVSDMELVRVLPSAEDEVNVACFHPSVGGGFVYGTKEGKLRILQCDISHGFKNEGSCGPDDNMFEVQTYALEG, from the exons ATGAGGTCGTCCTCGATTTGGACGGAGAATTCCGCCtcttcggctgctgccacgccaACATCATCATCGAATTCTAGGCAGCTTGTACCTCCGCTTGGGGGTCCTGCTCTTGACTCGGATTTGAGGCAAAG TAATGTACTTAAATTGTTAGCTCATAGAGAAGTATGCCCCCAAACAAAAAGAACACCTAGAAGGTTTTGGAGAAAGGCATCGGGTCGCCATGGTAAATCATCTGGATCAAAATGTGAATTAGCAAAAGATGTGAGACAAGAACTTCAATCATG GGGAGAGGCAGAGTCATTACTGCATTTATCAGCTAAGTATTGTCCTTTACTGCCTCCACCAAGGTCAACCATTGCGGCGGCATTTAGTCCTGATGGGAAGATATTGGCTTCTACACA CGGAGACCATACAGTGAAGATAATTGATTGTCAAAGTGGAACATGCTTAAAGGTGTTGAGTGGCCATCGGAGGACACCTTGGGTG GTTAGGTTCCATCCACTCTATCCAGATGTTGTTGCTAGTGGAAGTTTGGATCATGAAGTTCGCTTATGGAATGCGAAGACAGCGGAGTGTATTGGGTCTCGTGATTTTT ACCGTCCTATAGCTTCTATTGCCTTCCATGCGCAAGGGGAAATTTTAGCTGTAGCATCAGGCCATAAG TTGTATATATGGCATTATAACAGAAGAGGCGAGGCTTCCTCACCAACAATTATATTGAAGACTCGACGTTCTCTCCGTGCAGTGCATTTTCATCCTCATGGTGCTCCATTTCTTCTAACTGCTGAG GTCAATGATCTGGACTCCTCAGATCCTACAATTGCTTTTGCAACATCCCCTGGGTACTCGCGCTACCCCCCTCCTACTATATATATAGCAGATGCTCACTCCATTGTTCAGCCAAATTCAGGAAATGAGTTGCCCATTATGTCTATACCATTTCTGATAGGGCCTTCTATTACCAGAGGTGATAGCACATTACTTCCCCAACAGACGGGTGTTGAAATGAGTTCTTATGTTCCACATCAAAGGAGTGGTTCTTCTGCCTCTGTGCGACTTCTCACTTATTCAACTCCATCCGGTCAGTATGAACTTGTATTGTCTCCAATCCAATCTCCTGTGCGGGAAGAGCAACAAAATAATCTGTCATTGAGGGTTACGGATGATGCTATTCCTCTACCTTCTATTGATTCCATGGAGACAGATGTGCAAACTGAGGAGAGCAATCTGTTTCTTCGATTTGCCGACCCAGCATACTGGGACCTTCCTTTTCTGCAAGGGTGGTTGATTGGTCAAAGTCAAGCTGGGCAGCATATAATGCATGCACAAATTGGTGGTGCCAACGAAGGTTTGTCATCCTATAATGGAATAGCAAATGCATCATCTATGGTTCCTCCAGTAATTCCTAATGTTGGTTCAAGAGCTTCCGGAAGAGCAGGTTCACGACACCGTTCTTCACGCTCGCGAACAAGAACTGCAACTGGATCCGGTGGTAGTGCTGCTTTTAACAATATTCCACCAGAGCAGGGCAGTTCGCACTCTTTGACAACCCAAGTCCAGTCTGAGGTAGCTACCTCACTGGCTGCCGCTGCAGCCGCAGCCGCAGCTGCTGATTTACCTTGCACTGTGAAGCTGAGAATATGGTCTCATGATGTGGAAAATCCATGTGCACCTCTTGACACATCACGCTGTCTGTTAACGATTCCCCATGCCGTGCTTTGTAG TGAAATGGGTGCCTACTTTTCACCGTGTGGAAGATTCCTGGCTACTTGTGTGGCATGTATCCTACCAAACATTGATGCCGATCCAGGACTGCAAGCCCAGGTTCAGCATGATGTTACATGGGCCTCAACTTCTCCAACTAGACATCCAATCTCTGCACACCAAGTTATGTATGAGCTAAGGATATATTCCCTTGAGAAGGCTAC ATTTGGTTCCGTTCTACAATCCCGGGCAATTAGAGCTGCTCATTGTTTGACCTCGATACAG TTCTCACCAACCTCAGACCATCTGTTACTGGCCTATGGTCGACGCCACAGTTCACTTCTTAAAAGCATTGTCATTGATGGAGACACAACTATACCAATTTATACAATTCTTGAG ATATACAGAGTTTCAGATATGGAACTTGTGAGAGTTCTTCCCAGTGCAGAAGATGAGGTTAATGTAGCTTGTTTCCATCCTTCAGTTGGTGGTGGCTTTGTATATGGTACTAAG GAAGGAAAACTGAGGATTCTTCAATGTGATATATCTCATGGATTTAAGAATGAGGGATCCTGTGGTCCTGATGACAATATGTTTGAG GTTCAGACTTATGCATTGGAGGGCTGA